The following are from one region of the Methanobacterium veterum genome:
- the hisG gene encoding ATP phosphoribosyltransferase, translating to MEKIVLGLPKGSLNNVNRGNTYQLFVDAGYEVKGYEPGKEENEIVIANDPEIKAFLSRPQSSPVELNRGILDIAIVGEDWVREESVESGENLITRIGDLDYGQTRLIVAIPNEAPYNSLTEFFRANKDRKTPILCFTEYPNLTRQHIMNNDGYKEIFGDSKPFVQVRGLRDGDNKQVQIINSDGATEVYIAKGADLIVDNTQTGSSLRKAGLKILETIMESSAGLYAGPSCSGKKAEKAQMMFEQLLGAITARKYFDVKFNISTEKLEEVKGFLLSKGFCSDEPTAVKGASFSQVNVLIPKTKFPAMLRGIKSYGASAVVRENVKQYVK from the coding sequence ATGGAGAAAATAGTACTTGGTCTCCCAAAAGGGAGCTTGAATAATGTAAACAGAGGTAACACTTACCAGTTATTTGTTGATGCAGGTTATGAAGTTAAAGGATATGAACCAGGTAAGGAAGAAAACGAAATAGTGATAGCAAACGATCCTGAAATTAAAGCATTCCTTTCAAGGCCTCAAAGCTCCCCTGTGGAGCTTAACAGGGGAATTCTTGACATTGCAATTGTTGGTGAGGATTGGGTAAGAGAAGAATCTGTAGAAAGCGGAGAAAACTTAATAACAAGAATCGGCGACCTTGATTACGGACAAACAAGGCTTATTGTGGCCATACCAAATGAGGCACCTTACAACTCACTTACTGAGTTTTTCAGGGCAAATAAAGATAGAAAAACACCAATACTGTGCTTTACAGAGTACCCTAACTTAACAAGGCAGCACATCATGAACAATGATGGGTACAAAGAGATATTCGGCGACAGTAAACCATTCGTTCAGGTGAGAGGTCTCAGGGACGGAGATAATAAACAGGTTCAGATCATCAATTCTGATGGTGCGACTGAGGTTTATATAGCAAAAGGCGCTGATTTAATTGTGGATAACACTCAAACTGGAAGCAGTCTTAGAAAAGCAGGACTTAAAATCCTGGAGACAATAATGGAATCAAGTGCAGGGCTATATGCAGGGCCTAGCTGCTCCGGTAAAAAGGCAGAAAAAGCTCAAATGATGTTTGAACAGCTTTTAGGAGCAATTACAGCTAGAAAATACTTCGATGTGAAATTTAACATATCTACTGAAAAACTGGAAGAAGTTAAAGGATTTTTACTGTCAAAGGGTTTCTGCTCTGACGAGCCTACAGCTGTAAAAGGGGCCAGCTTTTCTCAGGTGAATGTTTTAATTCCTAAAACTAAATTCCCTGCAATGCTCAGGGGAATAAAAAGCTACGGTGCTTCTGCTGTTGTACGTGAAAACGTCAAACAGTATGTTAAATAA
- a CDS encoding RtcB family protein, whose protein sequence is MEVEGTLKKIRDCVWEIPSSYKKGMLVPGRVYLNDETVKDIESGAIDQVSNVACLPGIKKFSIGLPDIHFGYGFPIGGVAAFSTHNGVISPGGVGFDINCGVRLIKTNLTEDDVKPKMKELVDTLFNNVPSGVGSKGKVRLQPGQIDEVLDHGAQWAIENGYGWERDLKYLEENGKMESADSSKVSDKAKKRGVPQLGSLGSGNHFLEVQKMDEIYDEDTAKVFGIEEGMITVLIHTGSRGCGHQICSDYLRVMDRAAKRYQINLPDRQLACAPIGSEEATDYFQAMSAAANYAWTNRQMIVHWVRESFEKVFKRDAEEMGMEIIYDVAHNIAKKEVHNVQGRKMELFVHRKGATRAFGPGREEIPEEYRKVGQPVFIPGTMGTASYVLAGTDVAMEETFGSSAHGAGRKMSRAGAKKEYRGEEVQKVLENRGIIIRATSMPVVAEEAPGAYKDVDAVVKTSHDAGISRMVGKMIPLGVAKG, encoded by the coding sequence TTTAAAAAAAATAAGAGATTGTGTCTGGGAAATCCCATCAAGTTATAAAAAAGGGATGTTAGTCCCTGGAAGAGTATATTTAAACGATGAAACTGTTAAAGATATAGAAAGTGGGGCAATTGATCAGGTCTCAAATGTAGCATGTTTACCGGGTATTAAAAAATTTTCAATTGGACTTCCGGATATTCACTTTGGATATGGATTTCCTATTGGTGGTGTCGCGGCATTCAGTACCCATAATGGGGTTATAAGTCCTGGAGGAGTTGGTTTTGATATTAACTGTGGTGTCCGGCTTATAAAGACAAATTTAACTGAAGATGACGTTAAACCAAAAATGAAAGAACTTGTAGATACTCTTTTTAATAATGTACCTTCTGGAGTTGGAAGTAAAGGTAAAGTAAGGCTTCAACCTGGCCAAATTGATGAAGTGCTAGATCATGGGGCACAGTGGGCTATTGAAAATGGATATGGTTGGGAAAGAGACTTAAAATATCTGGAAGAAAATGGAAAAATGGAATCTGCAGACTCCAGCAAAGTCAGTGATAAAGCTAAAAAAAGAGGGGTGCCTCAATTAGGTTCTCTTGGCTCTGGAAACCACTTTTTAGAAGTCCAGAAAATGGATGAAATTTATGATGAAGATACTGCAAAAGTTTTTGGAATAGAAGAGGGTATGATTACTGTTTTAATCCACACTGGTTCTAGGGGATGTGGACATCAGATATGTTCTGATTATCTTAGAGTTATGGACAGGGCAGCCAAAAGGTACCAGATTAATCTTCCAGACAGGCAGTTAGCATGTGCACCTATTGGTTCTGAGGAAGCAACTGATTATTTCCAGGCTATGTCAGCTGCAGCTAACTATGCATGGACTAACAGGCAAATGATTGTACATTGGGTTAGAGAATCATTTGAGAAAGTTTTCAAAAGGGATGCTGAAGAAATGGGCATGGAAATAATCTACGATGTGGCACACAACATTGCAAAGAAAGAAGTCCACAATGTACAGGGAAGAAAAATGGAGCTGTTTGTCCACAGAAAGGGAGCAACACGTGCATTTGGTCCTGGAAGAGAAGAAATACCTGAAGAATATAGAAAAGTTGGACAGCCTGTTTTTATACCTGGAACTATGGGTACGGCATCATATGTGCTTGCAGGAACAGATGTGGCAATGGAAGAGACTTTTGGTTCTTCTGCTCATGGTGCAGGACGTAAAATGAGCCGAGCAGGAGCTAAGAAAGAATACCGCGGTGAAGAAGTTCAAAAAGTCCTTGAAAATAGAGGAATTATTATAAGGGCAACTTCAATGCCTGTAGTGGCAGAAGAAGCTCCTGGAGCATACAAAGATGTGGATGCAGTTGTAAAAACATCCCATGATGCAGGAATATCTAGAATGGTTGGAAAAATGATTCCTCTTGGTGTTGCAAAAGGATAA
- a CDS encoding tyrosine-type recombinase/integrase, protein MYAIRETSTHVENEPIFKTFCSNRELAEKSIKIYKYGLQKYSDFTGKTLKELIDEAEDEEDSINRYRKRKIYSYLNNFKLYLDELDIAQYSKNHTMILVRAFYNEFDIQLPRPKKKKSKKARMPETVVVLPTMEEIKRFLEYCNNEYKAIVLMGISSGMGRAEISSLTFRNFYDSIPLEKYPSNIPELIEKVKPKVKQEETFVPLWKIKRIKTDNLYYTFSSPESVERIITYLEDLNHNFPSYEPNPDDKLFRSLISNNPTKPTDISSMFNHIGRKKGFRKVGEHYVVRSHGFRKFFATTLQKNRVPHLTTRWLMGHTIDSTTSAYFKVDPESLREEYIEVVDKLTTDNVQIKIIDKYESLSEQISYVMERIRQEEGEIKFKDKIDREKELGKHRS, encoded by the coding sequence ATGTATGCCATAAGAGAAACATCAACACATGTTGAAAATGAACCAATATTCAAAACATTTTGCTCCAATAGAGAATTAGCAGAAAAATCTATAAAAATTTACAAATATGGTTTGCAGAAATATTCTGATTTTACAGGGAAGACATTAAAAGAATTAATAGACGAAGCTGAAGATGAAGAAGATTCTATTAATAGATATAGAAAGAGAAAAATCTATTCATATTTAAATAACTTTAAATTATACTTAGATGAATTAGACATTGCCCAATATTCAAAAAACCATACAATGATACTTGTAAGAGCGTTTTATAACGAGTTTGATATTCAATTACCCCGACCTAAGAAAAAGAAATCAAAAAAAGCTCGTATGCCTGAAACAGTAGTCGTTCTTCCCACAATGGAAGAGATAAAAAGATTTTTAGAATACTGTAATAATGAATACAAAGCAATAGTGTTAATGGGAATAAGTAGTGGTATGGGTAGGGCTGAAATATCTAGTCTAACATTTAGAAACTTCTATGATTCTATACCTCTTGAAAAATATCCAAGTAATATACCTGAATTAATAGAAAAAGTCAAACCAAAAGTAAAACAAGAAGAAACTTTTGTACCTTTATGGAAAATTAAAAGAATTAAAACAGATAATCTTTACTATACTTTTAGTTCTCCCGAAAGTGTAGAACGCATAATAACTTATTTAGAAGACCTTAATCATAATTTTCCAAGTTATGAACCAAACCCTGATGATAAACTTTTCAGAAGTTTAATATCAAATAATCCCACTAAACCTACCGATATAAGCAGTATGTTCAATCATATAGGTAGAAAGAAAGGTTTTAGAAAAGTTGGGGAACATTATGTAGTAAGAAGTCATGGTTTCCGTAAATTTTTCGCTACAACACTACAAAAGAATAGAGTACCTCATTTAACCACCAGATGGCTTATGGGTCATACAATAGATTCGACAACAAGTGCATATTTTAAAGTAGATCCTGAATCACTAAGAGAAGAATACATAGAAGTTGTAGACAAACTAACTACTGATAACGTACAGATTAAAATAATAGACAAATATGAATCCTTATCTGAACAAATAAGTTATGTAATGGAAAGAATACGTCAAGAAGAAGGTGAAATAAAATTTAAAGATAAAATAGATCGAGAAAAAGAGCTTGGAAAACACAGGAGTTAA
- a CDS encoding RNA polymerase sigma factor sigma-70 region 4 domain-containing protein — translation MITEQQLRQFKAIIYEHFQASKDKDNLIDYLVHNFLLDNYEIDDIIDIINVLSDQHDDLIRNYEDAICPIKPNNYNEMFPTLTEDKVFELSRQIRVIFQTETGTINYNNVLYDYTDEVKDIAIKIYENGKAPEYLQKYLESNHIGDKDEIKIILTDIFTPHISNSQINHIDVGGSAESGKTRLTNTVSKIIPDKYLTVVKTVSPKYLFYKDDWNERYNYIIVQDSMDSEIINLMKTATDPENVGDVSHRTVIDKKAVTLTIEGKVMVILTHAKDLVDIELNSRLRSINPDESEEHSKQVKNMLKLGFGQSETKDDKYRKIAQAIFELLTVNEFKVFNPYLQFLDVTTMGKRDVKMFRNTLNALTFLNQKSRDITTEGILIGTYEDFKLTKDLWNKYQYHQQYKANDKQLRILELLPTLPDDETLSKNPNIIKDGLGYNEIAKEIKVSPSTVKSWIHGRTNDETQSEKLGLRTQELVDILKVGNSSNGKAYVFRTEKGEELANSRAVTAVTSSHKRNATADFTPFDEMPNIKTLIYNYIIAVTGKESTLSDITKVFESHNIENKTLANDEQIFNTISEIETKGIINEIININNYSILDQFIDTQVLCDSII, via the coding sequence ATGATTACAGAGCAACAGTTAAGACAATTTAAAGCAATAATATACGAACACTTCCAAGCCTCAAAAGACAAAGACAATTTAATTGATTACTTAGTACACAATTTCTTATTAGATAATTACGAAATAGACGATATTATAGATATTATAAATGTATTAAGCGACCAACATGACGATTTAATAAGGAATTATGAAGACGCAATATGTCCAATTAAGCCCAATAATTATAATGAAATGTTCCCAACATTAACAGAAGATAAAGTATTCGAGTTATCCAGACAAATAAGGGTTATATTCCAAACAGAAACAGGAACAATAAACTATAATAATGTTTTATATGATTACACCGATGAAGTAAAAGACATTGCTATAAAGATATATGAGAACGGTAAAGCACCCGAATACTTACAGAAATACTTAGAAAGTAACCATATAGGCGATAAAGACGAAATAAAGATTATTTTAACCGATATATTTACGCCTCATATTTCAAATAGTCAGATTAATCATATAGATGTTGGAGGTAGTGCAGAATCTGGAAAGACACGATTAACTAATACAGTATCTAAGATAATTCCAGATAAATATCTTACAGTAGTAAAGACAGTATCTCCAAAGTATTTATTCTATAAAGATGATTGGAATGAACGTTATAACTATATAATAGTCCAAGATTCAATGGATAGTGAAATTATCAATTTAATGAAGACAGCAACAGACCCAGAGAACGTTGGAGATGTTTCACATAGAACAGTAATAGATAAGAAAGCCGTAACTCTGACAATAGAAGGAAAGGTAATGGTTATATTAACACACGCTAAAGACTTAGTAGATATTGAATTAAATAGTAGATTAAGGAGTATAAATCCAGATGAAAGTGAGGAGCATAGTAAACAAGTAAAGAATATGTTAAAGTTAGGATTCGGACAATCAGAAACCAAAGACGATAAATATAGGAAGATAGCCCAAGCAATATTTGAATTACTAACAGTAAATGAATTTAAAGTATTTAATCCATATTTACAGTTTTTAGATGTTACTACAATGGGTAAAAGAGATGTTAAGATGTTTAGAAATACACTAAACGCATTAACTTTCCTTAATCAGAAATCAAGAGATATTACAACCGAAGGAATATTAATAGGTACTTATGAAGACTTTAAATTAACTAAGGATTTATGGAATAAATATCAATATCACCAGCAATATAAGGCAAACGACAAACAGTTAAGGATATTAGAGCTTTTACCAACATTACCAGACGATGAAACACTATCTAAGAATCCAAACATAATTAAAGACGGTTTAGGATATAATGAAATAGCTAAAGAGATTAAAGTATCTCCATCTACTGTTAAAAGTTGGATACATGGCAGAACAAACGATGAAACACAATCAGAGAAATTAGGACTAAGAACACAGGAATTAGTAGATATTTTAAAGGTTGGTAACTCAAGCAACGGCAAAGCTTACGTATTTCGTACAGAGAAAGGCGAAGAACTTGCCAATAGTAGAGCAGTCACAGCAGTCACAAGCAGTCACAAACGAAATGCAACGGCAGATTTTACTCCTTTCGACGAAATGCCTAATATAAAGACTTTAATATATAATTATATAATAGCAGTCACAGGAAAAGAGAGTACACTATCCGATATTACTAAAGTATTTGAAAGTCATAATATAGAGAATAAGACACTTGCCAATGATGAACAGATTTTTAACACTATCTCAGAAATAGAAACTAAAGGTATCATAAACGAAATCATAAATATTAATAATTATAGTATTTTAGATCAGTTTATAGACACTCAGGTATTATGTGACAGCATAATTTAA
- a CDS encoding FUSC family protein translates to MEKIGLIGKFKILARPTGSPKWGHAVRAIILMILAGLIAHFLGFDKGIGVIMFVTLLASIIIDISLPIRKVVILAILGLFMTVLAFLSAYLALSSLEIFIFFTVIWAFFTTSLYIFGATEGSLGFTFFLIYFVAVLMVNTGSTPVEWCIYSVLPYLVVSILFIPKIWLEKRKISEMVTVGFNPQSSIQSVFLTLKILSGVSLKSNYYDIFKLGSYLKGLRTYSDLIASRLPSKSKECFNNFLAAADKSSLKVSNNFKSNGNMVNLKEMDDALLEVESCFLGSNNVIFELSQGIRDILDKSNKLLSVTSKKDVKKIESSKISFKEVLEANFNINNIYIRHAIRFTLAMTIALILVYFNHERSVIWVTMGILIILKPDITSTVNNLISRVGVNLFAIIIAIILSFIFPHYVLIFLAFIMLFFFRAFFPGYMALSIMAITVFIVLVWPTGTVFENAIARLVDISIGGIIAFIFAYVILPSRVTVNLPDQLIKTIKANITCANQVLAISKNYDSNIVKCFKKYIGEDNNLEAGIKKLEDTFEDINDDLELYNGLMILNRKVAADLTAASAILSKDPEKLQQDSDIHVNKLKDILHKFEVSLNGNIGQLKLNPDVLKMDHSYDPQNSELEQLLNWITADIQLIIKGMEIAVETGALSRYTKLD, encoded by the coding sequence ATGGAAAAAATAGGTTTAATAGGTAAATTTAAAATACTTGCAAGACCTACTGGAAGTCCTAAGTGGGGGCATGCTGTTAGGGCTATTATTTTAATGATTTTGGCAGGTTTAATAGCTCATTTTTTGGGCTTTGATAAAGGAATTGGGGTTATAATGTTTGTAACTCTTTTAGCCAGTATAATAATTGATATTTCTCTCCCTATTCGTAAAGTAGTTATTTTAGCAATTTTGGGCCTTTTTATGACAGTTTTAGCTTTTTTAAGTGCTTATTTGGCATTATCAAGTCTTGAAATATTTATTTTCTTTACAGTTATATGGGCATTTTTCACCACTTCTCTCTATATTTTTGGGGCCACTGAAGGTTCTTTGGGATTTACATTCTTTTTAATTTATTTTGTAGCAGTTTTAATGGTTAATACAGGTTCAACTCCGGTAGAATGGTGTATTTACAGTGTATTACCTTACCTGGTAGTTTCTATATTATTTATTCCTAAAATATGGCTTGAAAAGAGAAAAATAAGCGAGATGGTGACTGTTGGATTTAATCCCCAGTCCTCAATTCAAAGTGTTTTCCTTACATTAAAGATCCTCTCTGGAGTTTCCTTAAAATCTAATTATTATGATATTTTTAAGCTCGGAAGTTATTTGAAGGGTCTAAGGACGTACAGTGATTTAATTGCTTCAAGATTACCTTCAAAATCTAAGGAATGCTTTAATAACTTTTTAGCGGCTGCAGATAAGTCCTCTTTAAAGGTTTCAAATAATTTTAAAAGTAACGGTAACATGGTGAATCTAAAAGAGATGGATGATGCCCTTTTGGAGGTTGAATCCTGCTTTTTAGGAAGTAATAATGTGATTTTTGAACTTTCTCAGGGTATAAGGGATATATTAGATAAAAGCAATAAGCTGCTTTCTGTAACTTCAAAAAAAGATGTAAAAAAAATAGAAAGTTCTAAAATATCTTTTAAGGAAGTTTTAGAAGCTAACTTCAATATAAATAACATTTATATCCGCCATGCCATTCGTTTTACACTTGCAATGACAATTGCACTTATTTTAGTTTATTTTAATCATGAAAGAAGCGTGATATGGGTTACAATGGGGATTTTAATTATTTTAAAACCAGATATTACCAGCACAGTTAATAACTTAATTTCAAGGGTAGGAGTTAATTTGTTTGCTATAATTATAGCCATAATCCTTTCATTCATATTTCCTCATTATGTTTTGATCTTCCTGGCTTTTATAATGCTTTTTTTCTTCAGGGCATTTTTCCCAGGCTATATGGCCCTTTCTATAATGGCCATTACAGTTTTCATTGTTCTGGTGTGGCCCACAGGAACTGTATTTGAAAATGCAATTGCAAGACTTGTTGACATTTCTATAGGTGGAATTATAGCTTTTATATTTGCATATGTGATTTTACCAAGCAGAGTCACAGTTAACCTTCCGGATCAGCTGATTAAAACTATTAAAGCCAATATAACTTGTGCTAATCAGGTTTTAGCTATTTCAAAAAATTATGATTCTAATATAGTAAAATGCTTTAAAAAGTATATTGGAGAAGACAATAATCTTGAGGCAGGAATAAAGAAATTGGAAGATACTTTTGAGGATATAAATGATGATCTTGAGCTGTATAATGGGCTGATGATTTTAAATAGAAAAGTAGCTGCTGATTTAACAGCTGCATCTGCAATACTTTCTAAGGATCCTGAAAAATTACAGCAGGATAGTGATATACATGTCAATAAACTTAAGGATATACTTCATAAATTTGAAGTTTCATTAAATGGGAATATTGGGCAATTAAAGCTGAATCCAGATGTTCTTAAAATGGATCATTCGTATGATCCTCAAAATAGCGAATTGGAACAGCTTTTAAACTGGATAACGGCTGATATTCAACTGATTATTAAAGGTATGGAAATAGCTGTTGAAACAGGGGCGCTGTCAAGATATACCAAGTTAGATTAA
- the mtnP gene encoding S-methyl-5'-thioadenosine phosphorylase, translated as MIGIIGGTGIYEIVEMGKDVETKIIETPYGESPEISIFKLHGKDIAFMPRHAKGHANPPHMINYRANIYAMKKIGVERIIATNAVGSLDLSVKPGDFLIPHDFIDFTKTREFTFYDTKTVHIDITEPYCHDLRNYLIESGEVVPNGVYVCTEGPRFETAAEIAMFKQLGGNVVGMTGIPEAILARELEICYASICMVSNYAASISPTKLTIDEVFEVVEGQKENLVKLISEAITKTPDKRECPCSYALLGAEIDEV; from the coding sequence ATGATAGGAATAATTGGCGGCACAGGAATATACGAAATCGTTGAAATGGGAAAAGACGTTGAAACTAAGATTATAGAAACACCTTATGGTGAATCTCCAGAGATCAGCATTTTCAAATTACATGGTAAAGATATTGCATTCATGCCAAGACATGCAAAAGGACATGCAAATCCGCCCCATATGATAAATTACAGGGCAAACATTTATGCCATGAAAAAAATTGGCGTTGAGAGAATAATAGCAACCAATGCTGTTGGATCTCTGGATTTATCTGTTAAACCTGGTGATTTTTTAATACCTCATGATTTCATTGATTTTACAAAAACAAGAGAATTCACATTTTATGACACTAAAACAGTACATATAGATATTACGGAACCTTACTGTCATGATTTACGGAACTATTTAATAGAGTCAGGTGAAGTTGTCCCAAATGGAGTATATGTGTGCACTGAAGGACCCAGATTTGAAACTGCTGCAGAAATTGCAATGTTCAAACAGCTGGGCGGAAATGTTGTTGGAATGACCGGAATACCTGAAGCTATACTTGCAAGGGAACTTGAAATATGCTATGCAAGTATCTGCATGGTATCAAATTATGCGGCATCAATATCCCCAACCAAGCTGACAATAGATGAAGTATTCGAAGTCGTAGAAGGGCAAAAAGAGAATCTGGTTAAGTTAATATCTGAAGCAATAACAAAAACTCCAGATAAAAGAGAATGTCCCTGCAGTTATGCACTTTTAGGTGCAGAAATAGATGAAGTGTAA
- the nadA gene encoding quinolinate synthase, producing the protein MLNDLQKEIIKLKEEKNAIILAHNYQTGDIQEIADFMGDSLELCIKASEIEGKDLVVFCGVDFMAETAAILNPDKKIVIPDPQAECPMAHMLPADEIIKAKKRHPGAAVVLYVNTLAEAKAEADILCTSSNAVKIVNSLDEDTVLFGPDMNLAWYTSQQTDKEIITIPEGGHCYVHKMFTTGDIFFSREKYPDADILVHPECDPEIQKFADYVLSTGGMLKHVAESPKKTFIIGTEVDLVTRLKRENPDKTVIPALSEAICKTMKLHTLEKVKNALLNEEYIVTVDDETADNARSAVERMIEVSKR; encoded by the coding sequence ATGCTGAATGATTTACAAAAGGAAATTATAAAACTTAAAGAAGAGAAAAATGCAATAATATTAGCTCACAATTATCAGACAGGAGATATACAGGAAATTGCAGACTTTATGGGGGATTCGCTTGAACTCTGCATAAAAGCATCAGAGATTGAAGGAAAAGACCTTGTGGTATTCTGCGGTGTTGATTTCATGGCAGAAACAGCAGCTATACTTAACCCTGATAAAAAAATAGTAATTCCTGACCCTCAGGCAGAATGTCCAATGGCACACATGCTTCCTGCAGATGAAATAATAAAAGCAAAGAAAAGACATCCGGGGGCAGCAGTAGTTTTATACGTTAACACACTTGCAGAAGCAAAAGCAGAAGCAGACATACTTTGCACATCATCAAACGCAGTTAAAATCGTAAACAGCCTTGATGAAGATACAGTACTCTTCGGACCAGATATGAACCTCGCATGGTATACTTCCCAGCAAACTGACAAGGAAATAATTACCATACCTGAAGGAGGCCACTGCTACGTCCATAAGATGTTTACTACTGGGGATATCTTCTTTTCAAGGGAAAAATATCCAGATGCAGATATATTAGTGCATCCAGAATGCGACCCTGAAATTCAGAAATTTGCAGATTATGTTTTAAGCACAGGTGGTATGCTTAAGCACGTTGCAGAGTCTCCAAAGAAAACATTTATCATTGGTACTGAAGTGGACCTTGTAACCCGTTTGAAGCGGGAAAATCCCGACAAAACAGTCATTCCAGCTTTATCTGAAGCTATATGTAAAACTATGAAACTCCACACCCTTGAAAAGGTTAAAAATGCCCTTTTAAATGAGGAATATATAGTAACTGTTGATGATGAAACAGCAGATAATGCAAGGAGTGCAGTTGAACGGATGATTGAAGTATCTAAACGTTAA
- a CDS encoding DUF763 domain-containing protein, protein MHAKRGVANLPLHGGHAPRWLFDRMVKLAGGITDVILYEYGADEFLRRISDPHWFQAFSCVIGFDWHSSGTTTTTCGALKLALDPQEHGIMIAGGKGKNSRKAPLDIETAADFFSLSSKKIDELKYSSRISAKIDNSCIQDGYDLYHHSFFFTEDGNWAVVQQGLNNKNNYARRYHWLSESIDKVIEEPHNAICCDESKSDTLNMTSDQSGDARDISVDLICDNPDHLRPYFRKKSQTLLTDFFDVPVHSDKSKNYKEMKMPRHHPVLDMDISDREFEVLKNAYELQPQNYEELITLEGIGPKKIRALALISDLVYGTEPSWRDPVKYSFTHGGKDGFPYPVDREVYDHSIYTLKDALDEAKLDKKDKYNAIKRLESFIKC, encoded by the coding sequence ATGCATGCAAAAAGGGGAGTAGCAAACCTCCCATTACATGGAGGGCACGCGCCAAGATGGCTGTTTGACAGAATGGTTAAGCTAGCCGGAGGCATAACGGATGTAATTTTGTATGAATACGGTGCAGACGAGTTTTTAAGGAGGATATCAGATCCACACTGGTTTCAGGCGTTTTCATGCGTAATTGGATTTGACTGGCACTCCTCAGGAACTACAACTACAACCTGCGGTGCGTTAAAGCTTGCGCTTGACCCCCAGGAGCATGGAATCATGATTGCAGGGGGTAAAGGTAAAAATTCAAGAAAAGCACCGTTAGATATCGAAACGGCAGCTGATTTTTTCTCATTATCTTCAAAGAAAATCGATGAACTTAAATATTCAAGCCGTATTTCTGCAAAAATAGATAATTCATGCATTCAAGACGGCTATGACCTGTACCACCATTCATTCTTTTTTACAGAAGACGGCAACTGGGCAGTTGTACAGCAAGGACTGAACAATAAAAATAATTATGCCCGAAGATACCACTGGCTTTCTGAATCTATTGATAAGGTTATAGAAGAACCGCATAATGCCATCTGCTGTGATGAGTCTAAATCAGATACTTTAAACATGACCTCCGATCAAAGTGGTGATGCAAGAGATATAAGCGTGGATTTAATTTGTGATAATCCGGATCATTTAAGGCCTTACTTTAGAAAAAAATCCCAGACACTTCTCACTGACTTTTTTGACGTGCCAGTACATTCAGATAAGTCTAAAAATTATAAAGAAATGAAAATGCCGAGGCACCACCCAGTACTTGATATGGATATTAGTGATCGAGAATTTGAAGTCTTAAAAAATGCATACGAGCTTCAGCCTCAAAATTACGAAGAACTTATAACACTTGAAGGGATAGGGCCTAAGAAAATAAGGGCTTTAGCATTGATCTCTGATCTGGTCTATGGAACCGAGCCAAGCTGGAGAGATCCTGTAAAATACAGCTTCACCCATGGTGGAAAGGACGGTTTTCCTTATCCTGTTGACAGGGAAGTTTACGATCACTCTATTTACACATTAAAAGACGCTTTAGATGAAGCTAAATTGGATAAAAAAGATAAGTACAATGCGATTAAAAGATTGGAATCTTTTATCAAATGTTAA